The DNA sequence TATCGGATCAAGATCTATTCCGCCCGCCTGCTGAAAATATGTGAACTGGGTTATTTCCATACCGTCAAGCCAAACCTCCCAACCAAGTCCCCACGCTCCGAGCGTCGGGGATTCCCAGTCATCCTCAACGAACCTTATATCGTGCTCAAGAGGGTTTATTCCGAATGACTTCAGACTGTCGAGGAAAAGTTCTTGGATATCATCGGGAGAAGGCTTTATTATCACCTGGAACTGATAGTAGTGCTGAAGCCTGTTGGGATTATCTCCGTATCTTCCGTCGGTCGGTCTCCTTGAAGGTTCGACATATGCCACGTGCCAAGGCTCGGGACCGAGGCAGCGCAGGAATGTGGCCGGGTGAAAAGTTCCGGCGCCTTTTTCTATGTCGTAGGGCTGGACCACCAGACATCCCTTGGATGACCAGTAATCCTGAAGAGCCAAAATAAGTTCCTGATATGTCATGACCGGCAAAATACTACCATTAAAATAGAAGAATCAAATATGCCGGCACTTTTGTAAGGGCTTTACCCGCGGGCATGCTTGTTATGAGGTTGTTTGTTGACCAGTTGTTTTATAACGGTCCGATTCCTCAAAGGAAGGCAGTTTGAGCCAGTACCGTGTGTGGCGTCGCTGCCCGGTTCTGTTTAGTGCGCCCATGGCGACCATATTAGCTAGATCGCGCGTCGCCGTCGAAGCCGTTGCCCCAGTTATTCTTTGATAATTTTGTGCGCTGAGACCGCCCTCAAAACCATCCGGTTCAGCATCGAAGAGCCGTAGAAGGATTTTTTCCTGTCGCGGGTTTAACGAGCCATGGAGCCGATCGAATAACCGTGTTTGCTGAATTGACCGGATCAGACGGCGTTCGCTCCAGGTCTGGGCGTCAAGCACTGTATCCGCAAACCACACAAGCCAGTTGGTAATATCAAGCGATCTGCCACTCTCATCCAGAATAGCATAGTAGCCCTTGCGCCTTCGGGCGATGGTGCGGGAAAGCGCAATTAAACTTGGTTCGCCGAGTGACTGGGCGAGGGCTTTTTCCGCCAAAGCACGGGCTATGCGACCGTTTCCGTCCTCGAAGGGGTGAATACGTACAAAGTACAGATGTGCCGTCCCGGCCCATGCCAGAGAGGACATCCTGCTTCCGATTGAGGCAATCTGATCGTACCACTCTATGAAACGTTCCATCTCCTCTGTCATCCGCTCCGAAGGTGGTGCTTCATAGTGAATCTTGGGGTTATAATCCGGCCCGGAAACGACCTGCATAGCTTC is a window from the Candidatus Dadabacteria bacterium genome containing:
- the glyQ gene encoding glycine--tRNA ligase subunit alpha, producing the protein MTYQELILALQDYWSSKGCLVVQPYDIEKGAGTFHPATFLRCLGPEPWHVAYVEPSRRPTDGRYGDNPNRLQHYYQFQVIIKPSPDDIQELFLDSLKSFGINPLEHDIRFVEDDWESPTLGAWGLGWEVWLDGMEITQFTYFQQAGGIDLDPISAEITYGTERIAMYLQEVESVYDLEWTKEITYGEIHHQSEVQFSKYNFEESDPAMLSDLFNMYEQECRSLIEKELPLPAYEYCLKSSHTFNLLDARGAIGVAERASYIARVRALANLCATSYLQTRENLGFPLLKNNPWKKN
- a CDS encoding Fic family protein, with product MKWVWQHSNWPDFTWDRSVLAPFEERFLHESGRRIGAWRQLTHEDQSELRVKWLSGEAVETSAIEGETLDRESVQSSIRRRFGLTASRKTASPEEEGVAEMMVALYHEFDRPLDHETLWRWHRMLMRDRPHLEVVGGYRRHPEAMQVVSGPDYNPKIHYEAPPSERMTEEMERFIEWYDQIASIGSRMSSLAWAGTAHLYFVRIHPFEDGNGRIARALAEKALAQSLGEPSLIALSRTIARRRKGYYAILDESGRSLDITNWLVWFADTVLDAQTWSERRLIRSIQQTRLFDRLHGSLNPRQEKILLRLFDAEPDGFEGGLSAQNYQRITGATASTATRDLANMVAMGALNRTGQRRHTRYWLKLPSFEESDRYKTTGQQTTS